A section of the Jannaschia sp. S6380 genome encodes:
- the dusB gene encoding tRNA dihydrouridine synthase DusB: MPTTAVHQDEPGPLDPRLVAVGLTSPVALAPMAGITDLPTRNLVQSFGAGLVVSEMVASREMVQAKRSVRDRAELGTRIEGTAVQIAGRDPHWMAEAAKLLEGQGAGIIDINMGCPAKKVTGGLSGSALLRDHDHALRLIEAVVAAVDMPVTLKTRLGWDDESRDTAALARRAEGAGIRMLTIHGRTRCQFYKGRADWGAIRPIVKAVAIPVLANGDIRDTTDARAALEASGAAGVMVGRGAQGRPWLPAAIAADLLRGPRPTIPERGDFVRMVAGHHAALLAFYGDAMGGRVARKHLGWYMDDAGTDPDMRRRVLTAAPDEVAALLPAALIPPRRAAA, encoded by the coding sequence ATGCCCACAACCGCCGTACATCAAGACGAACCCGGCCCGCTCGACCCACGTCTGGTGGCGGTGGGCCTGACCTCGCCTGTCGCGCTGGCGCCCATGGCCGGCATCACTGATCTTCCGACGCGCAACCTGGTGCAGTCCTTCGGTGCCGGCCTCGTCGTGTCCGAAATGGTCGCCAGCCGCGAGATGGTGCAGGCCAAGCGCTCGGTGCGCGACCGGGCCGAACTGGGCACCCGGATCGAAGGGACCGCCGTCCAGATCGCCGGGCGCGATCCCCACTGGATGGCCGAGGCGGCGAAGCTGCTGGAAGGGCAGGGCGCCGGCATCATCGACATCAATATGGGCTGCCCCGCCAAGAAGGTGACGGGCGGGCTCTCGGGCTCGGCGCTCCTGCGTGATCATGACCACGCCCTGCGCCTGATCGAAGCGGTGGTCGCCGCCGTCGATATGCCCGTGACGCTGAAGACGCGCCTGGGATGGGACGATGAGAGTCGCGACACCGCCGCGCTCGCCCGCCGGGCCGAAGGGGCGGGGATACGGATGCTGACGATCCACGGCCGCACGCGCTGTCAGTTCTACAAGGGCCGGGCCGACTGGGGCGCCATCCGTCCGATCGTCAAGGCGGTCGCGATCCCTGTCTTGGCGAACGGCGATATCCGCGACACCACCGATGCGCGCGCCGCCCTGGAGGCCTCGGGCGCGGCGGGCGTCATGGTAGGGCGCGGCGCGCAGGGCCGCCCGTGGCTGCCGGCCGCGATCGCCGCCGATCTGTTGCGCGGCCCGCGGCCCACGATCCCCGAACGGGGCGATTTCGTGCGCATGGTGGCAGGCCACCACGCTGCGCTCCTGGCGTTCTACGGCGACGCGATGGGGGGACGCGTCGCGCGCAAGCATCTGGGCTGGTACATGGACGATGCCGGCACGGACCCCGATATGCGTCGCCGCGTCCTGACCGCCGCACCCGACGAGGTGGCCGCCCTGTTGCCGGCGGCGCTGATTCCCCCGCGACGGGCGGCGGCATGA
- a CDS encoding bifunctional 2-C-methyl-D-erythritol 4-phosphate cytidylyltransferase/2-C-methyl-D-erythritol 2,4-cyclodiphosphate synthase yields MTRPTVTALIVAAGRGTRAGGGMPKQFRDLAGRPVLTRSVVAFDGLVDAVVVVVDEAYREMATSMAPDTRLVLGGATRAASVAAGLEAVETDFVLIHDAARPGVPREVIGCVIAALGDAPAAAPALPVTDALWVGDGLVTGLRDRAGLWRAQTPQGFRTQDIRAAHAAFAGEAADDVEVARAAGLDVAIVTGDEDAMKITTAGDFARAARLFEGRREMDVRLGNGFDVHRFGPGDHVVLCGVRVPHDRGLQGHSDADVGLHAIADAIYGALAEGDIGCHFPPSDPQWKEADSAVFLAHAADLARTRGFAIGNVDATLICERPKIGPHAAEMRDRVAAIAGLDAGRVSVKATTTERLGFAGRAEGIACMSTVALVSA; encoded by the coding sequence ATGACCCGACCGACCGTTACCGCGCTGATTGTGGCCGCCGGGCGCGGCACGCGGGCCGGCGGGGGAATGCCCAAGCAATTCCGCGACCTTGCCGGTCGACCCGTGTTGACGCGCTCCGTCGTCGCCTTCGATGGGCTGGTGGACGCGGTGGTCGTCGTGGTCGACGAGGCGTATCGCGAGATGGCGACCAGCATGGCGCCCGATACGCGGCTGGTTCTTGGCGGCGCGACGCGTGCGGCCTCGGTCGCGGCGGGGCTTGAGGCGGTCGAGACCGACTTCGTTCTGATCCACGATGCCGCGCGTCCGGGCGTCCCGCGCGAGGTGATCGGTTGTGTGATCGCGGCCCTGGGGGACGCGCCCGCGGCGGCACCGGCCCTGCCGGTGACCGACGCCCTTTGGGTCGGCGACGGCTTGGTGACTGGCCTGCGCGACCGTGCCGGGCTTTGGCGCGCCCAGACGCCGCAGGGGTTCCGGACCCAGGATATTCGCGCCGCCCATGCCGCATTCGCCGGAGAGGCCGCCGACGATGTCGAGGTCGCGCGCGCCGCGGGGCTGGACGTCGCGATCGTGACGGGCGACGAGGATGCGATGAAGATCACGACGGCCGGCGATTTCGCCCGCGCCGCCAGATTGTTCGAAGGGCGCCGCGAAATGGATGTGAGATTGGGCAACGGGTTCGACGTGCACCGGTTCGGCCCGGGGGACCACGTGGTCCTGTGCGGCGTACGGGTGCCGCATGACCGGGGCCTGCAAGGGCATTCGGATGCCGATGTGGGGCTGCATGCCATTGCCGATGCGATCTATGGCGCGCTGGCCGAGGGCGATATCGGGTGCCATTTCCCGCCCTCCGATCCGCAATGGAAGGAAGCCGACAGTGCCGTGTTCCTGGCCCATGCCGCCGACTTGGCACGGACCCGCGGCTTTGCGATCGGCAATGTCGACGCGACCTTGATTTGCGAGAGGCCCAAGATCGGGCCGCATGCCGCCGAGATGCGCGACCGCGTGGCGGCTATCGCCGGGCTCGATGCCGGGCGCGTGTCCGTCAAGGCGACCACGACGGAGCGCCTGGGCTTTGCCGGCCGGGCTGAGGGCATCGCCTGCATGTCCACGGTCGCACTGGTGTCCGCGTGA
- a CDS encoding phosphatidylglycerophosphatase A, protein MIARLIATVGLVGLMRPAPGTWGSIAALPLAWIAMQGGPVLFTVLTAALLPLGWWATAEVTRGKEDHDPSEVVIDEVLGQWIALLPIAWGAAQAGVPVERLWPGWLAALVLFRLFDIQKPGPVGWMDRRRDVAGVMLDDAVAGALAALGVMALAALAHL, encoded by the coding sequence GTGATCGCGCGGCTGATCGCGACGGTCGGGCTCGTGGGCCTGATGCGGCCCGCGCCGGGCACGTGGGGATCGATCGCGGCGCTGCCCCTGGCGTGGATTGCGATGCAGGGCGGGCCGGTGTTGTTCACGGTGCTGACGGCTGCGCTGCTGCCGCTCGGCTGGTGGGCAACGGCGGAGGTGACGCGGGGTAAGGAGGATCATGATCCGTCCGAGGTCGTCATCGACGAGGTGCTGGGCCAGTGGATCGCGCTGCTGCCGATCGCGTGGGGCGCGGCGCAGGCCGGGGTGCCGGTGGAACGGCTCTGGCCGGGCTGGCTGGCCGCCTTGGTGCTGTTTCGCCTGTTCGATATCCAGAAGCCCGGACCGGTCGGATGGATGGACCGCCGCCGGGACGTCGCGGGCGTGATGCTGGACGATGCGGTGGCGGGCGCCCTCGCGGCGTTGGGCGTCATGGCGCTGGCTGCCTTGGCGCATCTGTGA
- a CDS encoding CinA family protein has protein sequence MNARALLRACRDRGLTVATAESCTGGMVAAALTDPPGASEAFVWGAVTYSNAAKRSMLGVSQTTLVAHGAVSEEVAVEMARGARLRSGASVAVAITGIAGPGASAHKPEGRVCFALADPEGVHAETVEFGPRGRDAVRRAARDHALAMLQAFAGP, from the coding sequence GTGAACGCGCGCGCCCTTCTTCGGGCCTGCCGCGATCGCGGGCTGACGGTGGCCACCGCGGAAAGCTGCACCGGAGGAATGGTCGCCGCGGCGCTTACCGATCCGCCGGGGGCGTCGGAGGCGTTCGTCTGGGGTGCAGTGACCTATTCCAACGCGGCCAAGCGCAGCATGTTGGGCGTATCGCAGACGACACTGGTCGCGCATGGCGCCGTGTCCGAGGAAGTGGCGGTCGAGATGGCACGCGGCGCCCGCCTGCGATCGGGCGCATCGGTCGCGGTCGCGATCACCGGGATCGCGGGGCCCGGCGCATCCGCGCACAAGCCCGAAGGCCGGGTCTGTTTCGCGCTGGCCGACCCCGAGGGTGTCCATGCGGAGACGGTGGAGTTCGGCCCCCGCGGGCGCGATGCGGTGCGTCGGGCCGCGCGCGACCACGCGCTTGCGATGCTTCAGGCGTTCGCGGGGCCATAG
- a CDS encoding type II toxin-antitoxin system RatA family toxin — protein MPRHSESRDLPYSAEQMYDLVADVARYPEFLPWTAAARIRSRDGGPEGEVMLADLVISFKVFRESFGSKVTLWPDERRIETEYLDGPFHHMQSEWRFEPLENGCRVHFWVDFEFKNKLVGRVVGSVFNQAMHRVVAAFEKRARELYGPANA, from the coding sequence ATGCCCAGACATTCCGAGAGCCGAGACCTGCCGTATTCGGCGGAACAGATGTACGACCTGGTGGCGGATGTCGCGCGATATCCCGAGTTCCTGCCCTGGACGGCGGCCGCGCGTATCCGCTCGCGCGACGGCGGACCCGAGGGAGAGGTGATGCTGGCCGACCTCGTCATCAGCTTCAAGGTTTTCCGCGAGAGCTTTGGCTCCAAGGTCACCCTCTGGCCCGACGAACGTCGCATCGAGACGGAATATCTGGACGGGCCGTTCCATCACATGCAGTCCGAATGGCGGTTCGAGCCGCTGGAGAACGGCTGTCGCGTCCATTTCTGGGTCGATTTCGAATTCAAGAACAAGCTGGTCGGCCGGGTCGTCGGTTCGGTCTTCAACCAGGCGATGCACCGCGTCGTCGCCGCGTTCGAGAAGCGCGCGCGCGAACTCTATGGCCCCGCGAACGCCTGA
- the hpt gene encoding hypoxanthine phosphoribosyltransferase — MQDGYVIDQMISAKAIAARIEALAREIEVRFAGTDKLIVVGLLRGSFVFIADLVRELALPVEVDFLEASSYGDAMESSREVRILKDLRGEIGKRDVLVVEDIVDTGHTLHHVTNLLRSRAPARLETIALLDKPSRREVDIRATWTGFEIPDAFVVGYGIDYAQRNRNLPYIGSVRVISEA, encoded by the coding sequence ATGCAGGACGGGTATGTGATCGACCAGATGATCAGCGCGAAGGCCATTGCCGCACGGATCGAAGCCCTCGCGCGCGAGATCGAGGTCCGGTTCGCCGGCACGGACAAGCTGATCGTGGTCGGCCTGCTGCGGGGATCGTTCGTGTTCATCGCCGATCTGGTGCGGGAGCTGGCCTTGCCGGTCGAGGTCGATTTCCTGGAGGCGTCGAGTTATGGCGACGCGATGGAGAGCTCCCGCGAGGTACGGATCCTGAAAGACCTGCGCGGCGAGATCGGCAAACGCGATGTGCTGGTGGTCGAGGACATCGTCGATACCGGCCATACGCTGCACCACGTCACCAACCTCTTGCGCTCGCGCGCGCCCGCCCGACTCGAGACGATCGCGCTTCTGGACAAGCCCTCGCGGCGCGAGGTCGACATCCGCGCCACATGGACGGGGTTCGAGATCCCGGACGCATTCGTGGTGGGCTATGGCATCGACTATGCCCAGCGGAACCGGAACCTGCCCTACATCGGATCGGTGCGCGTGATATCCGAGGCTTAG
- a CDS encoding ABC transporter ATP-binding protein — protein sequence MANLKLTDVAKVYGGTVEVLKDIDLDIETGELVVFVGPSGCGKSTLLRMIAGLEKISDGTLEIDGVVVNDVPPSERGIAMVFQSYALYPHMTVRENMQFALKIAKVPKDRMDAAVEAAAAKLQLTEYLDRLPKALSGGQRQRVAIGRSIVRDPKVYLFDEPLSNLDAALRVATRIEIAQLKEQMPESTMIYVTHDQVEAMTLASRIVVLANKGIAQVGTPLELYERPNGEFVAQFIGSPAMNLLAGEIVGTGPVTTLKTTAGGGTFTSNVPTTESDMGAQVNVGIRPEDMVPANGPDYAYSGKVEIVEALGELTQLYFAAPKADKETNTVIAKLQGIHTDIRGREMHLTADPGKVHIFRNGVSLLYR from the coding sequence ATGGCGAACCTGAAACTCACGGACGTGGCCAAGGTCTATGGCGGCACGGTCGAGGTGCTCAAGGACATCGACCTGGATATCGAGACGGGGGAGCTCGTGGTCTTCGTCGGGCCGTCGGGCTGCGGCAAGTCCACGCTGTTGCGCATGATCGCGGGGCTGGAGAAGATCTCGGACGGCACGCTGGAGATCGACGGCGTGGTCGTCAACGACGTCCCCCCGTCCGAGCGCGGCATCGCCATGGTGTTCCAGTCCTACGCACTCTACCCGCACATGACCGTGCGCGAGAACATGCAGTTTGCCCTCAAGATCGCCAAGGTCCCCAAGGACAGGATGGATGCCGCCGTCGAAGCCGCCGCCGCCAAGCTGCAACTGACCGAATACCTGGACCGGTTGCCCAAGGCCCTGTCCGGCGGTCAGCGCCAGCGCGTGGCCATCGGCCGTTCCATCGTGCGCGACCCCAAGGTCTATCTCTTCGACGAGCCGCTCTCCAACCTTGACGCGGCCCTGCGCGTCGCCACCCGGATCGAGATCGCCCAGCTGAAAGAACAGATGCCTGAGAGCACGATGATCTACGTCACCCACGACCAGGTGGAGGCCATGACCCTGGCCAGCCGGATCGTGGTTCTGGCAAACAAGGGGATCGCGCAGGTCGGCACGCCGCTTGAACTCTACGAGCGGCCCAATGGCGAGTTCGTGGCACAGTTCATCGGCTCGCCCGCCATGAACCTGCTGGCCGGCGAGATCGTGGGCACCGGCCCCGTGACCACGCTGAAGACGACGGCAGGCGGCGGGACCTTCACCTCGAACGTGCCGACCACGGAGTCGGACATGGGCGCCCAGGTCAATGTCGGCATCCGCCCCGAGGACATGGTCCCCGCCAACGGCCCGGACTACGCCTATTCCGGCAAGGTCGAGATCGTCGAGGCGCTAGGCGAATTGACCCAGCTGTACTTCGCCGCGCCCAAGGCCGACAAGGAGACGAATACCGTGATCGCCAAGCTGCAGGGCATCCATACCGATATCCGCGGGCGCGAGATGCATCTGACGGCCGATCCGGGAAAAGTGCACATATTTAGAAACGGTGTGTCGCTGCTTTATAGATAG
- a CDS encoding alpha-amylase family glycosyl hydrolase — translation MTAIAQAPVPAPDLNWWRGGVIYQIYPRSYQDTSGDGIGDLAGITERLPYVASLGVDAIWISPFFTSPMKDFGYDVSDYRDVDPMFGTLGDFDMLIAAAHRLGIRVMIDLVLSHSSDQHAWFQESRLSRHNDKSDWYVWADPKPDGTAPNNWLSIFGGPAWQWDARRQQYYLHNFLVSQPDFNFHNPDVQDAMLDVTRFWLDRGVDGFRLDTINFYFADALLRDNPALPPERRNAKIAPQVNPYNHQEHIHSKNQPENLVFLKRFRDLLDEYPGAAAVGEIGDSQWGMELLGQYTREGQGVQMCYAFDFLSGEPLTATRVVEVFDELEQKAPDGWACWAFSNHDVTRHITRWQLDGQGARCYATLINALRGTVCLYQGEELGLSEARVAFEDLQDPYGIEFWPEFAGRDGCRTPMVWEASNTNGGFSEGRPWLPVAAEHLGQSVAAQEQRPDALLHHYRAVIAMRAASVALRSGSQTETQARGDVLTFIREVEGERIFCAFNLGGGTYSVPAPKGVWTRIEGIGGEAVGADAAGMNLGPWQYVLLRAD, via the coding sequence ATGACCGCGATCGCCCAAGCGCCCGTTCCCGCCCCCGACCTGAATTGGTGGCGGGGCGGGGTCATCTATCAGATCTATCCCAGGTCCTATCAGGACACGTCAGGCGACGGCATCGGCGACCTGGCCGGGATCACCGAACGCCTGCCCTACGTGGCCAGCCTCGGCGTCGACGCGATCTGGATCAGCCCGTTCTTCACCTCGCCGATGAAGGATTTCGGCTACGACGTCAGCGACTATCGCGACGTCGATCCGATGTTCGGGACGCTGGGCGATTTCGACATGTTGATCGCGGCGGCGCATCGACTGGGCATCCGCGTGATGATCGACCTGGTGCTGTCGCATTCTTCCGATCAGCACGCCTGGTTCCAGGAAAGCCGGCTGTCGCGCCACAACGACAAGTCCGACTGGTATGTCTGGGCCGACCCCAAGCCCGACGGGACCGCACCCAACAACTGGCTGTCGATCTTCGGCGGCCCGGCCTGGCAATGGGACGCGCGGCGGCAGCAATACTACCTGCACAACTTTCTGGTCAGCCAGCCGGACTTCAACTTCCACAACCCCGACGTGCAGGACGCGATGCTCGACGTCACGCGGTTCTGGCTGGATCGCGGCGTCGACGGCTTCCGCCTCGATACGATCAACTTCTACTTCGCGGATGCCCTGCTGCGCGACAATCCGGCCCTGCCGCCCGAGCGGCGCAACGCCAAGATCGCCCCGCAGGTGAACCCCTACAACCATCAGGAACACATCCACTCCAAGAACCAGCCCGAAAACCTCGTCTTCCTGAAACGCTTCCGCGATCTGCTGGACGAATATCCGGGTGCCGCCGCCGTCGGCGAGATCGGGGATTCCCAGTGGGGCATGGAACTGCTGGGCCAATATACGCGCGAAGGGCAGGGCGTTCAGATGTGCTACGCCTTCGATTTCCTCTCGGGCGAGCCGCTGACGGCCACCCGCGTCGTCGAGGTGTTCGATGAGCTGGAGCAGAAGGCCCCCGACGGCTGGGCCTGCTGGGCGTTCTCGAACCACGACGTGACCCGCCACATCACGCGCTGGCAGCTGGATGGGCAGGGCGCGCGCTGCTACGCCACGCTGATCAACGCACTGCGCGGGACCGTCTGCCTGTATCAAGGCGAGGAGCTGGGCCTGAGTGAGGCGCGCGTCGCCTTCGAGGACCTGCAGGACCCGTACGGCATCGAGTTCTGGCCCGAATTCGCCGGCCGCGACGGCTGCCGCACACCGATGGTCTGGGAGGCGTCGAACACCAATGGCGGCTTCAGCGAGGGGCGCCCCTGGCTGCCGGTCGCCGCCGAACATCTGGGCCAGTCCGTCGCCGCACAGGAACAGCGCCCCGACGCCTTGCTGCACCACTACCGCGCGGTGATCGCGATGCGTGCGGCATCCGTGGCGCTGCGGTCGGGGTCGCAGACCGAAACGCAGGCCCGGGGCGACGTGCTGACCTTCATCCGCGAGGTCGAGGGCGAGCGCATCTTCTGCGCGTTCAACCTGGGCGGTGGGACCTATTCGGTGCCAGCCCCCAAAGGCGTCTGGACGCGGATCGAGGGCATCGGCGGGGAGGCCGTGGGCGCGGATGCGGCGGGAATGAACCTTGGCCCGTGGCAGTATGTTCTGCTGCGCGCGGACTGA
- a CDS encoding carbohydrate ABC transporter permease has product MATDDDGIAGAKSSLSLVTNLTVVFLVVLWLIPTIGLLVSSFRDRDAIGQSGWWKSPFPTEQNFAIPAEGEFEPQADGTWVLTGNVFGEDGAGTVTAFGGRRAAPAEFEPGVTGNLVRGRTLMVEPDGDFTITYPEEPSRNPTIYIATEVPPQFSTDNYETILFSAGMDVAFINTLTVTIPATIIPILIAAFAAYALAWMDFPFRGTIIAIIVGLLVVPLQLALVPMLKFHNQIGIGQSFYGIWFAHTGFGLPLAIYLLRNYMVGLPRDIIESAKVDGATDFQVFTRIVLPLSFPALASFAIFQFLWTWNDLLVAKVFLPSSSESWVMTVKIADDLLGSRGGDWGILAAAAFVSIAIPLLVFFTMQRYLVRGLLAGSVK; this is encoded by the coding sequence ATGGCTACCGACGACGACGGCATCGCAGGCGCCAAGTCCTCGCTCTCGCTGGTCACGAACCTGACCGTGGTCTTTCTGGTGGTCCTCTGGCTGATCCCGACGATCGGGCTCCTGGTATCCAGCTTCCGCGACCGGGACGCGATCGGTCAGTCGGGCTGGTGGAAATCGCCGTTCCCGACCGAACAGAACTTCGCCATCCCCGCCGAAGGGGAGTTCGAGCCCCAGGCCGACGGCACATGGGTGCTGACCGGCAACGTCTTCGGCGAAGACGGCGCCGGCACGGTGACGGCCTTCGGCGGTCGACGCGCCGCGCCTGCCGAGTTCGAGCCGGGCGTGACCGGCAATCTGGTCCGCGGCCGGACCCTGATGGTGGAGCCGGACGGCGACTTCACCATCACCTACCCCGAGGAGCCATCGCGAAACCCCACGATCTACATCGCGACCGAGGTTCCGCCCCAGTTCTCGACCGACAACTACGAGACGATCCTGTTCTCGGCCGGCATGGACGTGGCCTTCATCAACACGCTCACGGTGACGATCCCGGCCACGATCATCCCGATCCTCATCGCCGCCTTCGCGGCCTATGCGCTGGCCTGGATGGACTTCCCGTTCCGAGGCACGATCATCGCGATCATCGTGGGGTTGCTGGTGGTGCCCCTGCAACTGGCGCTCGTCCCGATGCTCAAGTTCCACAACCAGATCGGCATCGGGCAGAGCTTCTACGGGATATGGTTCGCGCATACGGGCTTCGGGCTTCCACTCGCGATATACCTGTTGCGCAACTACATGGTCGGCCTTCCGCGCGACATCATCGAAAGCGCCAAGGTCGACGGCGCGACCGATTTCCAGGTGTTCACCCGCATCGTGCTTCCACTGTCGTTCCCCGCGCTGGCCAGCTTCGCGATCTTCCAGTTCCTGTGGACGTGGAACGATCTGCTGGTGGCCAAGGTGTTCCTGCCGTCGAGCAGCGAGTCCTGGGTGATGACGGTCAAGATCGCCGATGACCTGTTGGGGTCGCGCGGGGGTGACTGGGGCATCCTCGCCGCTGCGGCCTTCGTGTCGATCGCAATTCCGCTTCTGGTCTTCTTCACCATGCAACGCTACCTCGTCCGCGGCCTTCTGGCCGGGTCCGTAAAATAG
- a CDS encoding sugar ABC transporter permease, producing the protein MSPLLQGVLTVIIGVGGCIGYFWTSNFVLDRFIFPAKGPEAGRNINRANAVRPWLFLLPALAALGLYLVYPVFGSFWRSMFNRSGTEFVGLGNYLGLFEDGEFRTALLNNFLWVLFVPAAATFLGLLVAQLTDRLKWGNIAKSLIFMPMAISFVGASLIWKFVYAVDPEIGIINAIRDTIGLSPLDPLQVGFWNNFFLMVILVWIQTGFAMVILSAALRGIPEETIEAAIIDGANPVQIFFKIKIPQIMGTIVVVWTTITILVLKVFDIVYTMTGGNFGTQILPSYMMEYLFRDDGRATAVAFVIMIIVLPVMIWNIAQARKEVR; encoded by the coding sequence ATGTCACCGTTGTTACAGGGCGTTCTGACCGTCATAATCGGCGTCGGCGGCTGCATCGGCTATTTCTGGACCTCGAACTTCGTGCTCGACAGGTTCATCTTTCCCGCCAAGGGGCCAGAGGCGGGGCGCAACATCAACCGCGCCAATGCCGTCCGGCCCTGGCTGTTCCTGCTGCCGGCGCTGGCCGCACTGGGGCTCTATCTCGTCTATCCCGTCTTCGGCAGCTTCTGGCGGTCGATGTTCAACCGGTCCGGGACCGAGTTCGTCGGCCTGGGCAACTATCTCGGCCTGTTCGAGGATGGCGAATTCCGCACCGCGCTGCTCAACAACTTCCTCTGGGTCCTGTTCGTGCCGGCCGCCGCGACGTTTCTCGGGCTTCTGGTGGCGCAGCTCACCGACCGCCTGAAATGGGGCAACATCGCCAAGTCCCTGATCTTCATGCCGATGGCCATCAGCTTCGTGGGTGCCTCGCTCATCTGGAAGTTCGTCTATGCCGTCGACCCCGAGATCGGGATTATCAACGCCATCCGCGACACGATCGGCCTGTCGCCGCTCGATCCGCTGCAGGTCGGGTTCTGGAACAACTTCTTCCTGATGGTTATACTGGTCTGGATCCAGACCGGCTTCGCCATGGTGATCCTGTCGGCCGCCCTGCGCGGCATCCCCGAGGAGACGATCGAGGCCGCGATCATCGACGGCGCCAACCCGGTCCAGATCTTCTTCAAGATCAAGATCCCGCAGATCATGGGAACGATCGTCGTCGTCTGGACGACCATCACCATCCTCGTGCTGAAGGTCTTCGACATCGTCTATACGATGACGGGCGGCAATTTCGGAACGCAGATCCTGCCCAGCTACATGATGGAATATCTGTTCCGCGATGACGGACGCGCCACGGCGGTGGCCTTCGTCATCATGATCATCGTCCTTCCGGTGATGATCTGGAACATCGCCCAGGCCCGCAAGGAGGTGCGCTGA
- a CDS encoding ABC transporter substrate-binding protein has translation MKRLMTGTAIAVLTAGAAAAQDLEFPVGEGPFTWDSYQSFADATDLSGQTLTISGPWTGNEKEKVDKIMAYFEEATGADVNYSGSDNFEQDIIIAARAGSAPNLAVFPQPGLAADMASQGLLTPLPDGTGEWVADNFAAGQSWVDLGTYEGPDGEEDLYGLFYRVDVKSLVWYSPAAFDESGYDIPETMEELKELTDQIVADGGTPWCIGLGSGAATGWPATDWVEDMMLRTQPPEVYDAWVENEMPFDAPEVVGAIEEFGYFAKNDEYVSGGAQSVANTDFRDSPTGLFAIPPDCYMHRQASFIPAFFPEGSVVGEDVDFFYFPAYAERDLGSPVLGAGTLFAITDPSDAANAMIEFLKLPAAHELWMAQGGFLTPHSGVNTEAYADDSLRAQGDILLGATTFRFDASDLMPGEIGAGAFWTGMVDYVTGAEADAVAAGIQERWNALN, from the coding sequence ATGAAGAGATTGATGACCGGCACCGCCATCGCGGTGCTGACCGCGGGCGCCGCCGCGGCGCAGGACCTGGAGTTTCCGGTCGGCGAAGGTCCCTTCACCTGGGACAGCTACCAGAGCTTCGCCGATGCGACCGACCTGTCGGGCCAGACACTGACGATCAGTGGTCCTTGGACCGGGAACGAGAAGGAGAAGGTCGACAAGATCATGGCCTATTTCGAGGAGGCCACCGGCGCGGACGTGAATTATTCCGGCTCGGACAACTTCGAGCAGGACATCATCATCGCCGCGCGCGCGGGCTCGGCCCCGAACCTGGCGGTCTTTCCGCAGCCGGGCCTCGCCGCCGACATGGCGAGCCAGGGCCTGCTGACCCCGCTGCCCGACGGGACGGGCGAATGGGTGGCCGACAACTTCGCGGCCGGCCAGTCCTGGGTGGACCTGGGCACTTACGAAGGCCCGGACGGGGAGGAGGATCTCTACGGTCTGTTCTACCGCGTCGACGTCAAGTCGCTGGTCTGGTACTCGCCCGCCGCCTTCGACGAATCCGGCTACGACATCCCTGAAACGATGGAAGAGCTGAAGGAGCTGACGGACCAGATCGTCGCCGATGGTGGCACGCCCTGGTGCATCGGTCTGGGCTCGGGCGCCGCGACGGGCTGGCCGGCGACCGACTGGGTCGAGGACATGATGCTGCGCACGCAGCCGCCCGAGGTCTATGACGCCTGGGTCGAGAACGAGATGCCCTTCGACGCGCCCGAAGTCGTCGGCGCGATCGAGGAGTTCGGCTATTTCGCCAAGAACGACGAATATGTCAGCGGCGGCGCGCAATCGGTGGCCAATACCGACTTCCGCGACAGCCCGACCGGCCTCTTCGCGATCCCGCCCGACTGCTACATGCACCGTCAGGCGTCGTTCATCCCGGCCTTCTTTCCCGAAGGATCCGTCGTGGGCGAGGACGTCGATTTCTTCTACTTCCCGGCCTATGCCGAGAGGGATCTGGGTTCGCCCGTTCTGGGGGCCGGCACGCTTTTCGCGATCACCGACCCGTCGGATGCCGCGAACGCGATGATCGAGTTCCTCAAGCTGCCCGCCGCGCATGAGTTGTGGATGGCGCAGGGCGGGTTCCTGACCCCGCATTCCGGCGTCAACACCGAAGCCTATGCCGACGACAGCCTGCGCGCGCAGGGTGACATCCTGCTGGGTGCGACGACGTTCCGGTTCGACGCGTCCGACCTCATGCCGGGCGAGATCGGCGCGGGTGCGTTCTGGACCGGCATGGTCGACTACGTCACCGGGGCCGAGGCCGATGCCGTCGCCGCCGGCATCCAGGAGCGCTGGAACGCCCTGAACTGA